GAATGTTGAACCCAACTGGCTAGTCTCATTTGCCTGGCACCTCTTCAACTAGATACAGACCGTACCTCTTCAGATCTGCCCCTCGCGATTGCAACAAGGGATATCTCATCAGAAAATTAAGTCATGTCTGATAATCATTCAACTAGCCTTGAATCATAACACGCACAAAACAACTGCGCAATACTACAATTGTATGGATTGCGGATAAACCAATCACTCAGATTTTAATGCTTGGTTGACACATTCCAAATTCCAAGTAGGTCGTTTACCGTAATCGCTTGTGTTCCATTGGTGACCGTCAGCGTCTGGCCGTTTACATGCCAGCTTAGTCCCGCACCCTGTGATGTGGTCGATACAGTCCACGATTTTCCCCCATCCTTTGTCACGAGCATATAGAGAAATTTCCTCGTGGTCGATTGCTCCGTTGGTTGCCCATAGACAGGAATGAATCCGACCATTTGTGAAAAGAAGATTGGATAGTTGCTCGAACGGTAGGCGTTTTTGTAAGCACTAGGTATCGGAAGCTTTTGTTCGGTCCAAGTCACGCCACCGTCATGTGTCACAAATAAATCTGGTGTAATCGCGTAAGCCGGCGAGTTGTTGAGCAGAAAGCCGGTTTTTTCATCAGTAAAAGAAATTCCTTCAACATCACTATAATGACCGGTGGAAGATTTGGTCCACGTCTTCCCACCGTCAGTCGTCTTGGAAAACTGATACTGGAAGTTGCTCGCGCCACCGCCCAAGTTGGTCACCTGAAACCCCATGCTCGGTGTCAAGAAAACCTGTTTGGAAGACCCCAAGTTCTTGAACGTTTGCTCGAATGGCTTCTCGTCAGTTTGGTTCACAACGGCGGAGAGTGCGCTCACCGGATTGCCGCTTTGCTTGAATTGATCAACTTGATTGCCTTCTTGCCAAGCGATGATGGTACTCGCCTGGATAGAAGCGGAGTTGGGATTGGTGCTGTTTACAATGATCACACCGTGATCATGCGGGGCGGGCAACATGTGCGTGTGTAAGTACGTGACCACGTTCTTCGCCATTTGCTGGCCACCTTGGTTACCGTCGAACCACAGCGTTTCAATAGTCCAGTTGCCTTCTTGCCACTGTAGCCCGTCGTGATCGAGCGCCGCATCTTGTTTAGCCGCAATCCCCAACCCGAGATTCACCAGTGGATTATTCGAATGAAATGTAAGATATCTACCCGCTTTCTGAACGGCAGCAATCTGATTCGCGGCCGCAGACGACGTCGCGTAGGAGGTTTCACGGATTTTGGAACTCGATTCGTTCCCTTGACTTGCTGCATCACTTTTCGTGAGATTGCCTATATTCAAACCGATATTGCGTTTCGCGCCCGATGAATTAGACACGTCATGAACGCCAAACCCATTTGCCGTGGAATTTGCGACCTGGTGATTGTTCGCGCCATTTGTATCAGGGGTAGTGGCGCACCCCACCAGCGCTAACAACGCTAGCCCCGTAATGGGTACGGTAACAAGGTGCTTGTTCATGTGAACCCTCCTCGTGTCTGCTTGCAGTATGTAGACGGAACAACACGAGTCGAGGTTACAATTTGCCACACCCTATAATCTGCTCTCAGGTACACCATTTCGTGCGGTGCGATTACCGTTTAGGTGGACTTGTATATCGCGCCCTTACCACAGTGCATATCACTCAAGTCAAGCATTTTCCCCACTGCCTTATATGACCGTGACGTTTGACAAATCGACGACCCATAGGCCTTTCAGCGCGGCATACGTCAACTTATCCATCGTCGCGCCGTCAAAGCACACAGTTTTGAAGGCAAGGTAAGATTTATTGGTCACAGAAAGCGGCAGACGGAATGACACGTTCTTCAGTGTCGCTCCCCTAAAGGAGACGTCGTTCAGAAAGGACTTGTCAAACTGAACATCGATGAACGTCTGCCCGTCAAAACGAATCCCTCGCAGGTCGGAAGATTTGAAATCAACACCGTGAAAACTACAGTTCTCAAAAGTCGCTTCTCTGAAATCGGTCTTGGTCAGTTTGACATCGGTCAATTTTGTATCTATGAACTTCGCACCTTTCAGGCTCGACGCGTTCACATTGGTACGTACAAGGACAGATTTCCGGAAGGTCACATCCGCCAGGTCAGTGGCCAAAAAGTTACAATCTGTTAAATTTGCGCCGCTGAAATTGGCGTCACGCACATCACTGGCCGCAAAGAAACTACCGGTCAAGTCTGCGCCAGCAAAGTTGGATCCGCGCAATGCGCTCGCTCTAAATTTTCCTTTGTGTAAAGTAACGCCCGCAAAGTCACTCTCCTGCAGATTGGTTGCACTAAGGTTAATCCGTACCTGCCGTTCCAGCGAGCGAGAGAAATTAGCGACTTCCTGCACTGTTTCCTCGATGTCACCAATGCTGTCAATGGTCATTTCAAAAGCCGTTTCATCGTCTTTACCCTCGGCTTTGAGTTCACGGAATCGCTCCTGCAAATCCAAGAGAAGGTCATCTTTTAATTCACTAACGCTTTTTATCCCATCATACGGCGCAAATACGTCGTTCAAATACGATGTCAATTTCTCATTCATAACCTACAATCCCCTTACAATAAGGTGTCAAGTACACGCTTTGCGTACTCCCAGTTGCGTTTATTGCTGGCGTAAGTGGCCTTACCCTTTTCGGTAATTCGAAAATACTTACGCCGTCCCCCCTGAGATTCATCGCCCCAATACCACTCGATATCACCGTCTGCCTCCAGCCGCCGAACGCTAGAGTACATCGTCGCTTCTTTCAACTCATATTCACCGCCTGAGCGTTCGGCGACCAGTTTGACCATTTCGTAGCCATAGCGATCAGCTTCGGACAAAAGTCGCAATATCATCGTATCGGTATGTCCTCGCAGTAAATCGGATGTGATTTTGTTCTGACTCATATCGTCACCTCGACGCCAACATCATATATCACATTACTGTGACAATCAATGTACTTTGCACATCATTGTAAACCGACTATTGATGAACAGGATTGTTGTTAACACACAAAAAAGACGCGGTTGTCTTAGAAGACAGGCCGCGCCTCTTTCACACATTTTATTCAATCTACCCTATACCAACCTCAGCACTTACTGTAGCCACAGGCTTCGCATTCGTAGCAGCCGCCAGTGTGCACGAGAGAGTTCTGGTGGCAATTCGGACACAAATCTTTCTCGACAGAGTATGAACGCAACGTTTTTCCAACCTCCGGTTGAGCGGTGGTCGAGGTCGACTCTGCCGTCGCCGTCTCTTGTCCACTCGCCCACTGCTCATACGCAGCTTGCCGCATCGGAAACGTCTCCGCGTGCTCAATGATAGACTTCGCAATCGCGTCCGGAACCGACGTAATGCGTCGGCTGCCAAAGCCTACCGCACTCGATCCGCCAATCCCCGAGAAGTGCTTGACCAACTCAGCTTCCTTGTTCGGGTTCGCTGAATCCCGGAGATACAGCGTGATGGCACGGCCCAGTGCCTCGTTGGCCGCATAGACGTCCGTCCCCGCCTTACCGATGTTCACGAAGATTTCCGTCGCTACGTGCTCGTCGGGATCGTCATTGATCGTGATGAACGCGCGCCCCAACGGCGTATCCTTGCGGTACGTCGCGCCGTAGAGCACATCTGGACGCTTGCGCTTGACGTAGCCCTGAACACTCGGTGCCGGCGTGACCGTCGCTGCTACAGCGCCTGACTTTTCCGCTTGCGACGACTGCGACCCCGACTCGTTTTCGCTCTCGTCTTCTTGCTTGAGCGAGAGCACCTGCTCGGAACGAGAGCCGTCGCGGTAAATCGTGATGCCTTTGCAGCCGAGGGCATAGGCGAGATCGTACAGTTGTTTCGTATCCTCCACCGTGTACGAGTTCGGTGCGTTACAGGTCTTTGAAATCGAACTGTCAATCCACTTTTGCAATGCGCCCTGAACCCGAACGTGTTCCTCTGGGCTCAAATCCATCGCCGTCACGAAGTAGTCCGGCAGCGAAGCGTCCTCGCCGTGTGCCTTCAAGTATTCATCGACAATCGCTGCGTGCTCTTCAAACATGCCAAGACGAGAGTTGCGGAAATACGTCCAGGCATAATACGGCTCACAGCCGGTAGAGCAACCCACCATCGTGCCTGTGGTGCCGGTCGGCGCGATGGTCATCGTCGTCACATTGCGGACGCCGTGCTCGCGAATCGCCTCGACGACGTGCGGACGTTCCGCCGCCATCTGCTGCATGAAGCCGGATTGCAGGAACTTGTCGGCCTCAAAGCGTGGGAACGGACCGTTCTCCTTTGCCAATTCCACCGATTCGAGATACGCCCACTCGGCCATCATGCCGATTAACGCG
Above is a genomic segment from Alicyclobacillus acidoterrestris containing:
- a CDS encoding WD40/YVTN/BNR-like repeat-containing protein, which encodes MNKHLVTVPITGLALLALVGCATTPDTNGANNHQVANSTANGFGVHDVSNSSGAKRNIGLNIGNLTKSDAASQGNESSSKIRETSYATSSAAANQIAAVQKAGRYLTFHSNNPLVNLGLGIAAKQDAALDHDGLQWQEGNWTIETLWFDGNQGGQQMAKNVVTYLHTHMLPAPHDHGVIIVNSTNPNSASIQASTIIAWQEGNQVDQFKQSGNPVSALSAVVNQTDEKPFEQTFKNLGSSKQVFLTPSMGFQVTNLGGGASNFQYQFSKTTDGGKTWTKSSTGHYSDVEGISFTDEKTGFLLNNSPAYAITPDLFVTHDGGVTWTEQKLPIPSAYKNAYRSSNYPIFFSQMVGFIPVYGQPTEQSTTRKFLYMLVTKDGGKSWTVSTTSQGAGLSWHVNGQTLTVTNGTQAITVNDLLGIWNVSTKH
- a CDS encoding pentapeptide repeat-containing protein; the protein is MNEKLTSYLNDVFAPYDGIKSVSELKDDLLLDLQERFRELKAEGKDDETAFEMTIDSIGDIEETVQEVANFSRSLERQVRINLSATNLQESDFAGVTLHKGKFRASALRGSNFAGADLTGSFFAASDVRDANFSGANLTDCNFLATDLADVTFRKSVLVRTNVNASSLKGAKFIDTKLTDVKLTKTDFREATFENCSFHGVDFKSSDLRGIRFDGQTFIDVQFDKSFLNDVSFRGATLKNVSFRLPLSVTNKSYLAFKTVCFDGATMDKLTYAALKGLWVVDLSNVTVI
- a CDS encoding PadR family transcriptional regulator; this translates as MSQNKITSDLLRGHTDTMILRLLSEADRYGYEMVKLVAERSGGEYELKEATMYSSVRRLEADGDIEWYWGDESQGGRRKYFRITEKGKATYASNKRNWEYAKRVLDTLL